In the Burkholderia glumae LMG 2196 = ATCC 33617 genome, one interval contains:
- a CDS encoding methyl-accepting chemotaxis protein → MSFLTNLKIGSRLAMGFAISVGLVCVIGAMAIWQIGKVYQKTEEISAAILPTVQALSDVRSMANTVRRTTLRGLLEADQPGRDAQRAAHDAALRQYDSRFAHYKSLAKSSDDARLTQDIEAAWAIFLKNDQRLLEAVAAGKTEAREVRTLATQASADQFASFVKAVDAAVQANRERSDAADASASTSYHSAVLGTVMLVAAAVAAGIGIAILITRSITRPLNRAVTVAQTVAQGDLTSDIEVSGKDETAMLLAALKEMNARLARMVGDIQQSADSIAMASSEIASGNVDLSQRTEEQAASLEQTAASMEQLTATVKQNADNAQQGSRVAKSASEVAEHGGSVVSRVVDTMQEISERAGRMSSIIAAIEGIAFQTNILALNAAVEAARAGEQGRGFAVVAGEVRTLAQRSAAAAKEIKDLITASADGVSRGEALVAEAGATMKEVVSTVARVTDLMEEISAASQEQRKGIEQVNQAVTQMDEVTQQNAALVEEAAAAAQSMSSQSSSLKDMITMFRVCASRPGVPDQGPRASAARRAPAARGKLAAARGRGTAPALAAAGSPAHASQPDWQTF, encoded by the coding sequence ATGTCCTTTCTCACTAATCTGAAGATCGGCAGCCGGCTGGCGATGGGCTTCGCCATTTCGGTCGGGCTCGTGTGCGTGATCGGCGCGATGGCGATCTGGCAGATCGGCAAGGTGTATCAGAAAACCGAGGAAATCTCCGCTGCGATCCTGCCGACCGTGCAGGCACTCAGCGATGTCCGATCGATGGCCAATACCGTTCGACGCACGACCCTGCGGGGCCTGCTCGAAGCCGACCAGCCGGGGCGCGATGCGCAGCGGGCGGCGCACGACGCGGCGCTGCGGCAGTACGACAGCCGGTTTGCCCACTATAAGTCGCTGGCGAAATCGTCCGACGATGCACGGCTCACCCAGGACATCGAAGCCGCCTGGGCGATTTTCCTGAAGAACGACCAGCGATTGCTGGAGGCCGTGGCGGCGGGCAAAACCGAGGCACGGGAGGTGCGGACGCTGGCGACCCAGGCAAGCGCCGACCAGTTCGCGAGTTTCGTGAAGGCGGTCGACGCGGCGGTGCAAGCGAACCGCGAACGCAGCGATGCAGCCGACGCGTCCGCCTCCACCTCCTACCACTCGGCGGTGCTCGGCACGGTCATGCTGGTGGCGGCGGCGGTGGCCGCCGGCATCGGCATCGCGATCCTGATCACGCGCTCCATCACCCGGCCGCTCAACCGCGCGGTCACCGTCGCGCAGACCGTCGCCCAAGGCGATCTCACCTCGGACATCGAGGTGAGCGGCAAGGACGAGACGGCCATGCTGCTCGCCGCGCTCAAGGAGATGAACGCGCGGCTCGCCAGGATGGTGGGCGACATCCAGCAGAGCGCCGACAGCATCGCGATGGCGTCCTCGGAAATCGCGTCCGGCAACGTCGACCTCAGCCAACGGACCGAGGAGCAGGCCGCGTCGCTGGAGCAAACCGCCGCGAGCATGGAGCAACTGACCGCGACGGTCAAGCAGAACGCGGACAACGCGCAGCAGGGCAGCCGCGTGGCCAAGAGCGCCTCCGAAGTGGCCGAGCATGGCGGCTCGGTCGTGAGCCGGGTCGTGGACACGATGCAGGAAATCAGCGAGCGGGCCGGCCGCATGTCGTCGATCATCGCCGCGATCGAAGGCATCGCGTTCCAGACCAACATCCTTGCGCTCAACGCGGCGGTCGAAGCCGCGCGCGCCGGCGAGCAGGGCCGCGGATTCGCGGTGGTGGCGGGCGAGGTGCGCACGCTGGCGCAACGCAGCGCCGCCGCGGCCAAGGAGATCAAGGATCTGATCACGGCGTCGGCCGACGGGGTGAGCCGAGGCGAAGCGCTGGTTGCCGAGGCCGGGGCCACGATGAAGGAAGTGGTCAGCACCGTGGCGCGGGTCACCGACCTCATGGAGGAAATCTCCGCCGCCTCGCAGGAGCAGCGCAAGGGTATCGAGCAGGTGAATCAGGCGGTCACGCAAATGGATGAGGTGACGCAGCAAAACGCGGCGCTGGTGGAAGAGGCGGCCGCGGCTGCGCAGTCGATGTCCTCGCAGTCCTCGAGCCTGAAGGACATGATCACGATGTTCCGCGTCTGCGCGAGCCGCCCCGGCGTGCCCGACCAGGGTCCGCGCGCGAGCGCAGCACGCCGCGCGCCCGCGGCACGCGGCAAGCTCGCCGCGGCACGCGGCCGGGGCACGGCGCCCGCGCTGGCGGCGGCCGGCTCGCCAGCCCACGCGTCGCAGCCGGATTGGCAGACGTTCTGA
- a CDS encoding ATP-binding protein: MALDALQILNTFPEEAYDRIVRRVSQFFSVPICVISFMDHDAQWFKAKVGVEIQSTPREWSFSQAALETDGVFAVEDTHHCARFAQHPAVRGEPGIRFYAGIALAIERDQRIGVLCLVDTRPRAFDSAAREALKDFAAIAVDELHLRLRTRRLETELAARREAEAAALQAQKERADFLAMVTHEVRTPLAAVAGIASLMCHGGELPNALSATALLESTEHLARLLNEVLDLARIEANGFTFRREPFDLLRELRCALDVFRPQAAAKGVELRLHVDPAMPPAVLGDRTRVAQIMLNLLSNALKFTERGQIEVTAAVHPGRDAGAEIAIEVRDTGIGMEPAAARALFSRFRQAAPAIRSSYGGTGLGLAICQRLIHGMGGTIGVESEPGAGTRVRLRLPCAIAPRVEAAAAQAPAARAAMRRGDYLVLVADDDTVGRKIVSAMLSRLGYRVEAFASGRAALAALRERPFDVAIVDLQMPDLDGVSLARELHTQSEFGATVPLIALTGQPRPDDALVERLFNGYLVKPASAAALDEAITEILSRRDCATPCTLAERVA, from the coding sequence ATGGCCCTGGACGCGCTGCAAATACTTAATACATTTCCGGAAGAAGCCTACGACCGCATCGTGCGGCGCGTCAGCCAATTCTTCTCGGTGCCCATCTGCGTGATCTCGTTCATGGATCACGACGCTCAATGGTTCAAGGCGAAAGTCGGCGTGGAGATTCAATCGACGCCGCGCGAATGGTCGTTCTCCCAGGCCGCGCTCGAAACGGACGGCGTGTTCGCCGTGGAGGACACGCACCACTGCGCGCGTTTCGCTCAGCATCCGGCAGTGCGCGGCGAGCCGGGCATCCGCTTCTATGCGGGCATAGCGCTCGCGATAGAGCGTGACCAGAGGATCGGGGTGCTGTGCCTGGTGGACACGCGCCCGCGTGCGTTTGACAGCGCGGCGCGCGAAGCGTTGAAGGATTTCGCGGCGATCGCCGTGGACGAGCTGCATTTGCGCTTGCGCACGCGCCGTCTCGAGACGGAACTGGCCGCGCGGCGGGAAGCCGAGGCGGCCGCGTTGCAGGCGCAGAAGGAGCGCGCCGATTTTCTCGCGATGGTCACGCACGAAGTGCGCACGCCGCTTGCCGCGGTGGCGGGCATCGCCTCGCTGATGTGCCACGGCGGCGAGCTGCCTAATGCGCTCAGTGCGACGGCACTGCTGGAGTCGACCGAACATCTGGCGCGCCTGCTCAACGAGGTGCTCGATCTGGCGCGCATCGAGGCCAACGGCTTCACGTTCCGCCGCGAGCCCTTCGATCTGCTCCGGGAGCTGCGTTGCGCGCTCGACGTCTTTAGGCCGCAAGCCGCGGCCAAGGGCGTGGAGTTGCGGCTGCACGTCGATCCCGCCATGCCGCCGGCGGTTCTCGGCGATCGCACGCGCGTCGCGCAGATCATGCTGAACCTGTTGTCGAATGCCCTGAAATTCACCGAGCGCGGCCAGATCGAGGTGACGGCCGCCGTTCATCCGGGGCGCGACGCAGGCGCCGAAATCGCCATCGAGGTTCGCGACACCGGGATCGGCATGGAGCCGGCCGCCGCGCGCGCGCTGTTTTCCAGGTTCCGCCAGGCCGCCCCGGCGATTCGCTCCAGCTATGGCGGCACCGGGCTCGGCCTCGCCATTTGCCAGCGATTGATTCACGGCATGGGCGGAACCATCGGCGTCGAGAGCGAGCCGGGGGCCGGTACGCGGGTCCGCCTCCGCTTGCCGTGCGCGATCGCCCCCCGCGTCGAGGCCGCCGCCGCGCAAGCGCCGGCGGCGCGGGCCGCGATGCGGCGCGGCGACTATCTGGTGCTGGTGGCGGACGACGACACGGTCGGCAGGAAGATCGTGAGCGCGATGCTGAGCCGCCTCGGCTACCGCGTGGAAGCGTTCGCCAGCGGCCGCGCGGCACTGGCCGCGCTGCGCGAGCGGCCGTTCGACGTGGCGATCGTGGACCTGCAGATGCCCGATCTCGACGGCGTCTCGCTGGCCCGCGAGCTGCACACGCAGTCGGAGTTCGGCGCGACGGTGCCGCTGATCGCGCTGACGGGGCAGCCGAGGCCCGACGACGCGCTCGTCGAGCGCCTGTTCAACGGCTATCTCGTCAAGCCCGCCAGCGCCGCGGCATTGGACGAGGCGATCACGGAGATCCTGTCGCGGCGTGACTGCGCGACGCCCTGCACGCTCGCGGAGCGGGTCGCATGA
- a CDS encoding amino acid permease, with product MTIPTNPAAGPAAARPYRRRIGWLGTTALAVGGSNQSLFLIAALFAGQGDIPGQGSAAVPLLIVGLLLGYAALPGWIELVMMSPTRVGGIAAACTEAFRPYGRVLSPLVATCYWWGWVPTCGLTAILSATAIHEWYLPGVPVAALACGLVAAFTALNLLGIRWVTRLAIPIATCSAVLALISGLAPVLSGTADWHRATDFSLTTPFAGWFGGLTSLMAGLYLIGFAAPAFEAAACHVGETKRPARNVPRAMKASAALASVYFIGLPLVWLGTLGARPLGGDLGQVLGPTFAPVFGASAKSAALWFMMFNMFHGTIQPLAGAARTLSQIADDGFAPRWLAVRNRRDVPVHATLVTAGFALVFLLIGDPIWLVAAANFTYLIGIAAPSIAVWLLRRNAPEALRPYRAPRHTIGLGVAAAAVWLMATVLGFQQFGLPTVVFGLAMAYSGAAVYAWRCWEDRRRAGLPGFASTLHLQLTGAMLAVLALDGAGYILAVSRLPADQVALRTALEDIFVVVALLTITVGIVLPGMIAHAAEEVGAAARQLAAGTLRDFSKAMSALGRGDLDAAHAKIDIRRVRVRARNELGEMAVSFDALQKEVASAALGLDDAREGLRNARERLTVANRALRRRVAEQQQLASELMAAKDSAEVANAAKNQFMARMSHELRTPLNGVLGPAGLLLDCPREGAERELLQGIRESGVALRTVIEQILDIAQIEADALAIHRQPVAPLELVRRVSDPFRRDAQDKGLAFAVQCEGEDCLVWTDPQRLAQIVANLLSNAVKFTARGAVQLHATLATDGAAAASLVVSVRDTGRGIAEEKRESVFASFAQADESRTRDSDGAGVGLFLVRELVKRLDGELTLDSAPGRGSLFTVTLPLAALAAGDGAPAVAPAAVPGGEADRPAARPDEAQPAGAPLILLAEDNPTNRAVALAMLSRLGLQARVASDGEQAVRLYEGGYFDLVLMDCHMPRMDGLAATAAIRSMEQARRAARVPIVAITADLTSSNLVECRSAGIDEVVAKPFTFAEFAAAIRKYLPRSLPDGEAPAPASRGAAAQADCRAQAAIDEQCIAVLQELADEDTPDLARDVVSTYLANAGSQVTALVNALERGALHEAAKLAHTLKSSSAYVGALGFSALMADIEQQAEFGEVDAPLVPRIASVYQLVQGQLTALFAEGSVDG from the coding sequence ATGACGATCCCGACCAATCCGGCTGCGGGGCCCGCCGCGGCGCGGCCCTACCGGCGCCGCATCGGCTGGCTCGGCACCACGGCGCTAGCCGTGGGCGGCAGCAACCAGAGCCTGTTCCTGATCGCCGCGCTGTTCGCCGGGCAGGGCGACATTCCGGGGCAGGGCAGCGCGGCCGTGCCGCTGTTGATCGTCGGGCTGCTGCTCGGTTACGCCGCGCTGCCGGGCTGGATCGAACTGGTGATGATGTCGCCGACCCGCGTCGGCGGCATCGCGGCCGCCTGCACCGAGGCATTCAGGCCGTATGGGCGGGTCCTGTCGCCGCTCGTCGCCACCTGCTACTGGTGGGGCTGGGTGCCGACCTGCGGGCTCACGGCGATCCTGTCCGCGACGGCGATCCATGAGTGGTATCTGCCCGGCGTGCCGGTCGCGGCGCTGGCATGCGGGCTCGTGGCCGCGTTCACGGCGCTCAACCTGCTCGGCATCCGGTGGGTGACGCGGCTGGCGATACCGATCGCCACCTGCTCGGCGGTGCTCGCGCTGATCTCCGGACTCGCGCCGGTGCTGAGCGGCACGGCCGACTGGCATCGCGCCACCGACTTCAGCCTGACGACGCCGTTCGCCGGCTGGTTCGGCGGTCTCACCTCGTTGATGGCAGGCCTGTACCTGATCGGCTTCGCGGCACCGGCGTTCGAGGCGGCCGCCTGCCACGTCGGCGAGACGAAGCGGCCCGCCAGGAACGTGCCGCGTGCGATGAAGGCGAGCGCGGCGCTCGCCTCGGTCTATTTCATCGGCCTGCCGCTCGTGTGGCTCGGCACGCTCGGCGCGCGGCCGCTGGGCGGCGATCTCGGGCAGGTGCTGGGGCCGACCTTCGCGCCGGTGTTCGGCGCGTCCGCGAAATCGGCCGCGCTCTGGTTCATGATGTTCAACATGTTCCATGGCACGATCCAGCCGCTTGCCGGCGCGGCGCGTACCCTGTCGCAGATCGCGGACGACGGCTTCGCGCCGCGCTGGCTGGCGGTGCGCAACCGGCGCGACGTTCCGGTCCATGCCACGCTCGTGACGGCGGGCTTCGCGCTGGTGTTCCTCTTGATCGGCGACCCGATCTGGCTGGTCGCCGCGGCGAACTTCACCTACCTGATCGGCATCGCCGCGCCGAGCATCGCGGTCTGGCTGTTGAGGCGCAACGCGCCCGAGGCGCTACGGCCCTATCGGGCGCCGCGCCATACGATCGGCCTCGGCGTGGCCGCCGCCGCCGTCTGGCTGATGGCGACCGTGCTGGGATTCCAGCAGTTCGGCCTGCCCACGGTCGTGTTCGGCCTGGCGATGGCCTATTCCGGTGCCGCGGTGTACGCGTGGCGCTGCTGGGAGGACCGGCGCCGGGCCGGGCTGCCCGGCTTCGCATCCACGCTGCACCTGCAACTGACGGGGGCGATGCTGGCCGTGCTGGCGCTGGACGGCGCCGGCTACATTCTCGCCGTCTCGCGTCTGCCGGCCGACCAGGTCGCGCTGCGCACGGCGCTCGAGGATATTTTCGTGGTGGTGGCGCTGCTGACGATCACGGTGGGGATCGTGCTGCCGGGAATGATCGCGCATGCCGCCGAGGAGGTCGGCGCGGCGGCGCGGCAGCTGGCGGCCGGCACCTTGCGGGATTTCTCGAAGGCGATGAGCGCGTTGGGCCGCGGCGATCTCGACGCCGCGCACGCGAAGATCGATATTCGCCGGGTGCGGGTGCGTGCCCGCAACGAGCTCGGCGAGATGGCCGTGAGCTTCGACGCCTTGCAGAAAGAGGTGGCGTCGGCGGCGCTCGGGCTCGACGATGCGCGCGAAGGGCTGCGCAACGCCCGCGAGCGTCTGACGGTGGCGAATCGCGCGCTGCGCCGGCGCGTTGCCGAGCAGCAGCAACTCGCCAGCGAGCTGATGGCCGCGAAGGACAGCGCCGAAGTCGCCAATGCCGCCAAGAACCAGTTCATGGCGCGCATGAGCCACGAATTGCGGACCCCGCTGAACGGCGTGCTGGGGCCGGCCGGCCTGTTGCTCGACTGCCCGCGCGAGGGCGCCGAACGTGAACTGCTGCAGGGTATCCGCGAGTCGGGCGTGGCGCTGCGGACCGTGATCGAGCAGATCCTCGACATCGCGCAGATCGAGGCCGACGCGTTGGCCATCCATCGCCAGCCGGTCGCGCCGCTGGAGCTGGTGCGGCGCGTGAGCGATCCGTTCCGGCGCGACGCGCAGGACAAGGGCCTCGCGTTCGCCGTCCAGTGCGAGGGCGAGGACTGCCTGGTGTGGACCGATCCGCAGCGGCTGGCGCAAATCGTCGCCAACCTGCTGTCGAACGCGGTGAAGTTCACCGCGCGCGGCGCGGTGCAACTGCACGCGACACTCGCAACCGACGGTGCCGCCGCGGCCTCGCTCGTGGTGAGCGTGCGCGACACGGGCCGCGGCATCGCCGAGGAGAAGCGAGAAAGCGTGTTCGCCTCGTTCGCGCAGGCCGACGAATCGCGAACGCGCGACAGCGACGGCGCCGGCGTGGGCTTGTTCCTGGTGCGCGAGCTGGTCAAGCGGCTGGATGGGGAACTGACGCTCGACAGCGCGCCGGGACGCGGTTCGCTGTTCACCGTCACGCTGCCGCTCGCGGCACTCGCCGCGGGGGACGGCGCGCCTGCCGTGGCGCCGGCGGCCGTGCCGGGCGGCGAGGCGGACCGGCCAGCCGCGCGCCCGGACGAGGCGCAGCCGGCGGGCGCGCCCCTGATCCTGCTGGCGGAAGACAACCCCACCAATCGCGCGGTGGCGCTCGCGATGCTGAGCCGGCTCGGGCTGCAAGCGCGGGTCGCGAGCGACGGCGAGCAGGCCGTGCGCTTATACGAAGGCGGGTATTTCGATCTGGTGCTGATGGACTGCCACATGCCGCGCATGGACGGGCTGGCCGCGACGGCCGCCATTCGTTCGATGGAGCAGGCACGCCGTGCAGCGCGCGTTCCGATTGTCGCCATCACGGCCGACCTCACCTCGTCCAACCTGGTCGAATGCCGTTCGGCCGGCATCGACGAGGTGGTCGCCAAGCCGTTCACGTTCGCTGAGTTCGCTGCCGCGATCCGGAAATACCTGCCGCGATCGTTGCCGGACGGCGAAGCCCCCGCGCCGGCATCACGCGGCGCGGCAGCGCAAGCCGATTGTCGGGCGCAGGCGGCGATCGACGAGCAGTGCATCGCGGTCCTGCAGGAGTTGGCCGACGAGGACACGCCCGACCTTGCCCGCGACGTCGTCTCGACCTATCTCGCCAATGCCGGCTCGCAGGTGACCGCGCTCGTGAATGCGCTCGAGCGCGGCGCGTTGCACGAGGCCGCGAAGCTCGCGCACACGCTCAAATCCAGCAGCGCCTACGTCGGTGCGCTGGGCTTTTCGGCACTCATGGCAGATATCGAGCAACAGGCCGAGTTCGGCGAGGTGGACGCGCCGCTGGTGCCGCGGATCGCCAGCGTGTACCAGCTGGTTCAAGGCCAGCTGACTGCGCTGTTCGCCGAGGGCAGCGTCGATGGCTGA
- a CDS encoding response regulator encodes MSAPTIELVDQACRAAGFTTWQELVAAAGGGALFKLSFAERRPANFVKEFAALIKWHGLGLCADNALDLYLGMPAILKPVIDTGRSAQALRLPELGKLQETQAGLVALSGVRRSAGVKYERRATSPELEGVRVLVLDDDEVSCKVISAMLKRAGSQVSACAEAEAALALLKQAPPDIVVLDVVLGGALDGFEFCRVMRTNERCAQVPAIFVTGQAGPHSRARADDVRASAFLEKPLRGDQLRAAVNGLARHLQPAC; translated from the coding sequence GTGTCCGCCCCAACCATCGAACTCGTCGATCAGGCCTGCCGTGCGGCCGGCTTCACCACGTGGCAGGAACTGGTGGCAGCGGCGGGCGGCGGGGCGCTGTTCAAGCTGAGCTTCGCAGAAAGGCGGCCGGCGAACTTCGTGAAGGAGTTTGCTGCGCTGATCAAGTGGCATGGCCTCGGACTATGCGCCGACAATGCGCTGGACCTCTACCTTGGCATGCCTGCCATCCTGAAGCCGGTGATCGATACCGGCAGGAGCGCGCAGGCCCTCAGGCTGCCCGAGCTGGGCAAGCTGCAGGAGACGCAGGCGGGCCTCGTGGCGCTCTCGGGGGTACGACGTTCGGCCGGCGTCAAGTACGAGCGGCGCGCGACATCGCCGGAACTCGAAGGCGTCAGGGTGCTCGTCCTCGACGACGACGAGGTATCGTGCAAGGTCATCTCGGCGATGCTGAAACGCGCCGGCTCGCAGGTATCGGCATGCGCGGAGGCCGAGGCCGCGCTGGCCCTGCTGAAGCAGGCGCCGCCCGACATCGTCGTGCTCGACGTGGTGCTGGGCGGCGCGCTCGACGGCTTCGAGTTCTGTCGTGTGATGCGTACCAACGAGCGCTGCGCGCAGGTGCCCGCGATCTTCGTCACCGGTCAGGCCGGCCCCCATTCGCGCGCGCGGGCCGACGACGTGCGCGCGTCGGCATTTCTGGAAAAACCCCTGCGGGGCGACCAGCTGCGTGCCGCGGTGAACGGGCTGGCCCGGCACCTGCAGCCGGCCTGCTGA
- a CDS encoding NAD(P) transhydrogenase subunit alpha translates to MAFNISILKETRAGECRVALVPVVASRLQRLGARIYMESGAGMKAKFLNEDYEQVDFDSDRIQLAAHADILLAVQPPPLEVVNALKPGAVLISFLQAPHEAALIEALRARCVTSFAMERIPRISRAQAMDALSSQAALAGYYAPLLGAVHLPRILPMLTTAVGSLRAAKVLVLGLGVAGLQALATAHRLGAVTEGYDVRPETREQALSLGAKFVDTGVDARGEGGYARELSEDERQRVGAVLDKHIAEADMIITTASVPGRRAPRLVSLAQIERMKPGAVIVDLGAENGGNCEGTVAGETVEIGPVTILGPCNVPSLLSQHASELYAKNLLNFVGLLVKDGALHIDFDDEIVAGTAVTHDGAVR, encoded by the coding sequence ATGGCTTTCAATATCTCGATTTTGAAGGAAACTCGGGCCGGAGAGTGCCGTGTCGCGCTCGTGCCGGTGGTTGCGTCGCGTTTGCAGCGGCTTGGTGCACGGATATATATGGAATCCGGTGCCGGCATGAAAGCGAAATTCTTGAATGAGGATTACGAACAAGTCGATTTCGATTCGGATCGAATTCAGCTTGCCGCCCATGCGGATATCCTGCTCGCGGTGCAGCCGCCGCCGCTGGAGGTCGTCAATGCGCTGAAGCCGGGCGCGGTGCTGATTTCGTTTTTGCAGGCGCCGCACGAGGCGGCCCTGATCGAGGCGCTGCGCGCCCGGTGCGTCACCAGCTTCGCGATGGAGCGGATTCCGCGCATCAGCCGGGCACAGGCGATGGATGCGCTGTCGAGCCAGGCGGCGCTGGCGGGCTATTACGCGCCGCTTCTCGGCGCCGTGCATCTGCCGCGCATCCTGCCGATGCTGACCACGGCGGTCGGTTCGCTGCGCGCGGCGAAGGTGCTGGTGCTGGGGCTGGGCGTGGCGGGCCTGCAGGCGCTGGCTACCGCGCACCGGCTCGGCGCGGTGACCGAGGGCTACGACGTGCGGCCGGAGACGCGCGAGCAGGCGCTCTCCCTCGGCGCCAAGTTCGTCGATACCGGGGTCGACGCGCGCGGCGAGGGCGGGTATGCGCGGGAGTTGTCCGAGGACGAACGGCAGCGCGTCGGCGCGGTGCTGGACAAGCATATCGCCGAAGCCGACATGATCATCACCACCGCATCGGTGCCGGGGCGCCGCGCGCCCCGGCTCGTGTCGCTCGCCCAGATCGAGAGGATGAAGCCAGGTGCCGTCATCGTCGACCTCGGCGCCGAAAACGGCGGCAACTGCGAGGGCACGGTGGCGGGAGAAACGGTGGAAATCGGGCCGGTCACGATTCTCGGGCCCTGCAACGTGCCTTCCCTGCTCAGCCAGCATGCCAGCGAACTCTATGCGAAGAACCTGTTGAATTTCGTCGGACTGCTGGTCAAGGACGGCGCGCTGCATATCGATTTCGACGACGAAATCGTGGCCGGGACCGCCGTCACGCATGACGGCGCCGTTCGCTAG
- a CDS encoding NAD(P) transhydrogenase subunit alpha, with the protein MLAAFTGYEVISRVPSILHTPLMSGSNFIHGIVVVGALHALLTATSVTGQIIGFVAVVLGAANTAGGYVVTDRMLAMFRAADKKKD; encoded by the coding sequence ATGCTCGCCGCTTTCACGGGGTACGAGGTCATCAGCCGGGTGCCGTCGATTCTGCACACGCCGCTGATGTCGGGATCGAACTTCATCCACGGCATCGTGGTGGTGGGGGCGCTGCACGCGTTGCTGACGGCGACCAGCGTGACGGGCCAGATCATCGGCTTTGTCGCGGTCGTGCTCGGCGCGGCGAATACCGCCGGCGGCTACGTGGTGACCGACCGCATGCTGGCCATGTTTCGGGCAGCGGACAAGAAGAAGGACTGA
- a CDS encoding NAD(P)(+) transhydrogenase (Re/Si-specific) subunit beta: MFIDIEQLSGIVAVTLFIFGLKRMSSPVTALSGIKLAGIGMAVAIAAAFLVMADLPAAASGRLVVNVALALLALAFGGGWAAWAGRRVQMTGMPQMVALYNGMGGGAAAAIAAAEVARGGTPGMLVSGVTLAGALIGSISLTGSAVAWAKLDGRLEKPWRFAGQRVVNAAVFVASLVLGVALAVAPHDVAGGGGSAVLAMAFFASALLFGLLMTLPIGGADMPVVISLYNAFTGLAVGLEGYTLASPALMIAGMVVGSAGTLLTLLMAKAMNRSLANVLFSNFGDAPAGQAGAVQGSVKETDAADAAINMRYASSVIIVPGYGLAVAQAQQKLYEFVKLLQAADVDVKFAMHPVAGRMPGHMNVLLAEAGVPYDIIFDMEDINDAFASTDVALVIGANDVVNPAALTDKSSPVYGMPILNVNQAHQVFVIKRGQGKGYAGIENLLFYQGNCSMVYGDAQAVLTQMVQALKEVVV, translated from the coding sequence ATGTTCATCGATATCGAGCAGTTGAGCGGGATTGTTGCGGTCACGCTGTTTATCTTCGGGCTCAAGCGGATGTCCTCGCCGGTGACCGCCTTGTCCGGTATCAAGCTTGCCGGAATCGGGATGGCCGTCGCGATCGCGGCCGCCTTCCTGGTGATGGCCGACCTGCCTGCCGCGGCATCGGGCCGGCTTGTCGTGAACGTGGCGCTGGCGCTGCTCGCGCTGGCCTTCGGTGGCGGCTGGGCGGCATGGGCCGGCCGCAGGGTCCAGATGACGGGCATGCCGCAGATGGTTGCGCTCTATAACGGCATGGGCGGCGGTGCCGCGGCCGCGATTGCCGCCGCCGAGGTGGCGCGGGGCGGCACGCCGGGCATGCTGGTGTCCGGCGTCACGCTGGCCGGCGCGCTGATCGGCTCGATTTCGCTGACCGGCTCGGCGGTCGCCTGGGCCAAGCTCGATGGCCGGCTGGAGAAGCCATGGCGTTTCGCCGGACAGCGCGTCGTCAATGCAGCCGTCTTCGTCGCCAGCCTGGTGCTCGGCGTCGCGCTGGCGGTTGCTCCGCACGACGTCGCGGGCGGTGGCGGGTCGGCGGTCCTGGCCATGGCGTTTTTCGCATCGGCGCTCTTGTTCGGACTGCTCATGACGCTGCCGATCGGCGGCGCCGACATGCCGGTGGTGATCTCGCTCTACAACGCCTTCACGGGGCTCGCGGTGGGGCTCGAGGGTTATACGCTGGCCAGCCCGGCATTGATGATTGCCGGCATGGTCGTGGGCTCCGCCGGCACGCTGCTGACCTTGCTGATGGCCAAGGCGATGAACCGGTCGCTGGCCAACGTGCTGTTCAGCAACTTCGGCGACGCACCGGCCGGGCAGGCCGGTGCGGTACAGGGCAGCGTCAAGGAGACCGACGCCGCCGACGCGGCCATCAACATGCGCTATGCCTCGAGCGTCATCATCGTGCCGGGGTATGGCCTCGCGGTCGCCCAGGCGCAGCAGAAGCTGTATGAATTCGTCAAATTGCTGCAGGCGGCCGACGTCGACGTGAAGTTCGCGATGCACCCGGTGGCGGGACGCATGCCGGGCCATATGAACGTGCTGCTGGCGGAGGCGGGCGTGCCCTACGACATCATCTTCGACATGGAGGACATCAACGATGCCTTCGCCTCCACCGATGTCGCGCTCGTGATCGGCGCGAACGATGTCGTGAACCCGGCCGCACTGACCGACAAGTCGTCGCCGGTGTATGGCATGCCGATTCTCAACGTCAATCAGGCGCATCAGGTGTTCGTCATCAAGCGCGGCCAAGGCAAGGGCTACGCGGGCATCGAGAACCTGCTCTTTTATCAAGGCAATTGCAGCATGGTGTATGGCGATGCGCAGGCCGTGCTCACGCAGATGGTCCAGGCGCTCAAGGAAGTCGTTGTCTGA